The Shumkonia mesophila genome contains a region encoding:
- a CDS encoding TRAP transporter small permease translates to MNNVAQSAHGLSMRVNWFVERFCVLLMVILVLDVWLGVLVRYLVPVMGSLFPDITVQATWTEELARYLMIWMALLAVSSGIAHREHIGVLFVFEKFPPRYRRWLALIFDLLAFAFFALIFYYGLGFVERGMTRFTMIYEMPKGYPNIGIPLSAAMACVQLALVSVRDFIMLAPAATDKPAQEV, encoded by the coding sequence ATGAACAACGTGGCACAATCGGCGCATGGCCTGAGCATGCGGGTCAACTGGTTCGTCGAACGCTTTTGCGTGCTCCTGATGGTCATCCTGGTGCTCGACGTGTGGCTGGGCGTCTTGGTGCGCTACCTCGTCCCGGTGATGGGATCGCTCTTTCCGGACATCACCGTCCAGGCGACCTGGACCGAGGAATTGGCCCGCTACCTGATGATCTGGATGGCGCTGCTGGCGGTGTCGTCGGGCATCGCGCATCGCGAACACATCGGCGTGCTGTTTGTTTTCGAGAAGTTTCCGCCGCGCTACCGGCGATGGCTGGCGTTGATCTTCGACCTCCTGGCCTTCGCGTTTTTCGCGTTGATCTTCTACTACGGGCTCGGCTTCGTGGAGCGCGGCATGACCCGCTTCACCATGATCTACGAGATGCCGAAGGGCTATCCCAACATCGGCATTCCGCTGTCCGCGGCCATGGCCTGCGTCCAACTCGCCTTGGTCTCGGTTCGCGATTTCATCATGCTGGCGCCGGCGGCTACCGACAAGCCGGCGCAGGAGGTTTGA
- a CDS encoding amidohydrolase family protein, translating into MPENATVTLFRGRHVLIDAEDGTGRWIDDGAVAVAGDTVRETGPFDALRRRFPNATIVGDGRQIVMPGLIDAHTHGYGITRIQAGVGYDFLENMLLDEPWRVSLPADLGAALTAVRHLANGCTALHHTGWDDLGPDAVGNAERAIGAYKETGIRLAYSPAIRNVNRFACDEKAFLETLPPDLRALARPFTEYDPDEDEARFFEVFEHLHAKYDGPDMRILLGPSWAHGGTDRLMGRIRDRAAALGGLPIHIHTLQTPHQRAYGFKKYGRSLLAVLDDMGLVAPNAVFGHMVWISADDIALLAARGASITHHASCNLHVRNGISPVYELLRAGVNVAMGIDDKSINDDEDPFMEMRLIHQLHRIPGFDLERTPAMTGAQVLRMATVNAARVIGFEGRLGTLAAGRLADLIFVDAGPVFDAPWTSPDADLLETLVLRAKGSHVHTVVVGGQVVVEDGRFVGYDVEALFAEVRAFCGRGVSEAQRARQEPIRRLMTHHQRWHNAMLEHLEMTEPFYRLNGR; encoded by the coding sequence ATGCCGGAAAACGCCACCGTCACGCTGTTCCGCGGCCGCCATGTCCTGATCGACGCAGAGGACGGGACCGGCCGGTGGATCGACGACGGCGCCGTCGCCGTCGCCGGCGATACGGTGCGCGAGACCGGCCCCTTCGACGCCCTGCGCCGCCGCTTCCCGAACGCGACGATCGTCGGCGATGGCCGCCAGATCGTGATGCCGGGACTGATCGACGCCCACACCCACGGCTATGGCATCACCCGCATCCAGGCCGGGGTCGGCTACGACTTCCTGGAGAACATGCTGCTCGACGAACCGTGGCGCGTTTCGCTGCCCGCCGATCTCGGCGCCGCGCTGACGGCGGTGCGCCACCTTGCCAACGGCTGCACGGCCCTCCATCACACCGGCTGGGACGATCTCGGGCCCGACGCCGTCGGCAACGCCGAAAGGGCCATCGGGGCCTACAAGGAAACCGGGATTCGGTTGGCCTATTCGCCGGCCATCCGCAACGTCAACCGCTTCGCCTGCGACGAGAAGGCGTTTCTCGAAACCCTGCCGCCCGACCTGCGGGCGCTGGCCCGGCCGTTCACCGAGTACGATCCGGACGAGGACGAGGCCCGTTTCTTCGAGGTCTTCGAGCATCTCCATGCCAAGTACGACGGGCCGGATATGCGCATCCTGCTGGGGCCGAGCTGGGCGCACGGCGGCACCGACCGGCTGATGGGCCGCATTCGAGACCGCGCGGCCGCGCTGGGCGGGCTTCCCATCCACATCCACACCTTGCAGACGCCGCATCAGCGCGCCTACGGCTTCAAGAAGTACGGCCGCTCTCTTCTGGCCGTTCTCGACGACATGGGCCTGGTGGCGCCGAACGCCGTTTTCGGCCACATGGTCTGGATTTCGGCCGACGACATTGCGCTTCTCGCCGCCCGCGGCGCCTCGATCACCCACCACGCCAGCTGCAACCTGCACGTCCGCAACGGCATCTCGCCGGTCTACGAGCTGCTGCGGGCCGGCGTCAACGTGGCGATGGGGATCGACGACAAAAGCATCAACGACGACGAGGACCCCTTCATGGAAATGCGGCTGATCCATCAGCTGCATCGCATCCCGGGGTTCGATCTCGAACGGACGCCGGCCATGACCGGCGCCCAGGTGCTGCGCATGGCGACGGTCAACGCGGCCCGCGTCATCGGCTTCGAAGGCCGCCTGGGCACCCTGGCGGCGGGGCGGCTTGCCGACCTCATCTTTGTCGATGCCGGACCCGTCTTCGACGCTCCGTGGACCAGCCCCGATGCCGATTTGCTGGAGACCCTGGTCCTCAGGGCCAAGGGATCGCATGTCCATACCGTCGTGGTCGGCGGCCAAGTGGTGGTCGAGGACGGCCGCTTCGTCGGCTATGATGTCGAGGCCCTTTTCGCCGAGGTGCGCGCCTTCTGCGGGCGTGGCGTTTCCGAAGCGCAGCGGGCCCGCCAGGAACCCATCCGCCGGCTGATGACCCATCACCAGCGCTGGCACAACGCCATGCTGGAGCATCTGGAGATGACGGAACCGTTTTATCGGCTGAACGGCCGATAA
- a CDS encoding ABC transporter ATP-binding protein — protein MTALLEIKGLTKKFGGLTAVGDVSFGVEEREILSVIGPNGAGKSTLFKLIASFLRPTHGEVLYNGERISGLAPHIVARKGVVRTFQETTIFKDMTARQNVVVAHHLQSKASLLGHYAGTLTARRDEADFNESAAEILDYLGLGHVQDEVARNLPHGYLRALGIAIGLAARPQVLLLDEPFAGMNHDETMKAVEMVRGVRDRGITILLVEHDMKAVMKISDRIVVLNFGQMIAEGTPAEIQSNERVIEAYLGREDQEIGI, from the coding sequence ATGACCGCGCTCCTGGAAATCAAGGGCCTGACCAAGAAATTCGGCGGCCTGACCGCGGTCGGCGACGTCTCCTTCGGGGTCGAGGAGCGGGAGATCCTCTCGGTCATCGGGCCGAACGGGGCCGGCAAATCCACCCTGTTCAAGCTGATCGCGTCATTCCTGAGGCCGACCCACGGCGAGGTCCTCTACAACGGCGAGCGCATCTCCGGCCTGGCGCCGCACATCGTCGCCCGCAAGGGCGTCGTGCGGACCTTCCAGGAAACCACCATCTTCAAGGACATGACGGCCCGCCAGAACGTCGTCGTCGCCCATCACCTGCAAAGCAAGGCCAGCCTGCTCGGCCACTATGCCGGCACGCTGACGGCGCGGCGCGACGAGGCCGACTTCAACGAGTCGGCGGCCGAGATTCTCGACTATCTCGGGCTCGGCCATGTCCAGGACGAGGTGGCCCGCAACCTGCCGCACGGCTATCTGCGGGCGCTCGGCATTGCCATCGGCCTGGCCGCCAGGCCGCAGGTCCTGCTGCTCGACGAGCCCTTCGCCGGCATGAACCACGACGAGACCATGAAGGCGGTCGAGATGGTGCGCGGCGTGCGCGACCGCGGCATCACCATCCTTCTGGTCGAGCACGACATGAAGGCGGTCATGAAGATCAGCGACCGCATCGTCGTGCTCAACTTCGGCCAGATGATCGCCGAGGGCACGCCGGCGGAAATCCAAAGCAACGAGCGGGTGATCGAGGCCTATCTCGGGCGCGAAGACCAAGAAATCGGGATCTGA
- a CDS encoding ABC transporter ATP-binding protein has protein sequence MYFEVRNISLSYDRVRAVRNVSISMEEGETIALIGANGAGKSSTLRAITGLKKLTEGEIWFDGTRLDTLPPDQIVRKGVAMVPEGRRVFPLMSVKDNLLMGAFTRSDKKAIAADLEGVLARFPRLKERYSQAAGTLSGGEQQMLVIGRALMAAPRLLLLDEPSLGIAPKLVQDIARSIVAINRDSNVSVILVEQNSRMALAISHRAYAFSTGEIAIEGISAELRRDPRIQKLYLGGEL, from the coding sequence ATGTATTTCGAAGTCAGGAACATCAGCCTCAGCTACGATCGGGTCCGCGCCGTCCGCAACGTCTCCATCTCCATGGAAGAGGGCGAGACCATCGCGCTGATCGGCGCCAACGGCGCCGGCAAGTCGTCGACGCTGCGCGCCATCACCGGCCTCAAGAAGCTCACCGAAGGCGAAATCTGGTTCGACGGCACCCGCCTGGATACGCTGCCGCCCGACCAGATCGTGCGCAAGGGCGTGGCCATGGTCCCCGAGGGGCGGCGCGTCTTTCCCCTCATGTCGGTCAAGGACAACCTGCTGATGGGTGCCTTCACCCGCAGCGACAAGAAGGCCATCGCCGCCGACCTCGAAGGCGTGCTGGCCCGCTTCCCGCGGCTCAAGGAGCGCTATTCCCAGGCCGCCGGCACGCTCAGCGGCGGCGAGCAGCAGATGCTGGTGATCGGGCGGGCCCTGATGGCCGCGCCGCGCCTGCTGCTGCTCGACGAGCCGTCGCTCGGCATCGCGCCCAAGCTGGTCCAGGACATCGCCCGCTCGATCGTCGCCATCAACCGCGACAGCAACGTCTCGGTGATCCTCGTCGAGCAGAACTCGCGCATGGCGCTGGCCATCTCGCACCGCGCCTACGCCTTCTCGACCGGCGAGATCGCCATCGAGGGGATCTCGGCCGAGCTGCGCCGCGACCCCCGCATCCAGAAGCTCTACCTGGGCGGCGAACTCTAG
- the puuE gene encoding allantoinase PuuE, translating to MKTDYPRDMTGYGPDVPHAKWPGGARIAVQFVLNYEEGGENCVLHGDAASETFLSEMVGAVPFVGARHMSMESLYEYGSRAGVWRVLKLFRERRLPITVFGIAMALERNPLVAEVVTKDGHEICSHGYRWINYHGMPIEEEREHMRLAIEIQKRITGSRPLGWYTGRTSENTRALVAEEGGFLYDADDYSDDLPFWSRVVDKPHLVVPYTLDTNDMKFAAIQGFNSGDQYFTYMKDAFDTLYEEGAERPRMMSVGMHCRLIGKPARFQALKRFVDYVLSHDKVWVARRVDIARHWREHHPV from the coding sequence ATGAAGACCGACTACCCGCGCGACATGACCGGTTACGGCCCCGATGTGCCGCATGCGAAATGGCCGGGCGGCGCCCGCATCGCGGTGCAGTTCGTGCTCAACTACGAAGAGGGCGGCGAGAACTGCGTGCTGCATGGCGATGCCGCCTCGGAAACCTTCCTGTCGGAAATGGTCGGCGCGGTGCCGTTCGTCGGCGCCCGCCACATGAGCATGGAATCGCTCTACGAATATGGCAGCCGGGCTGGCGTCTGGCGGGTGCTGAAGCTGTTCCGCGAACGGCGGCTGCCGATCACCGTCTTCGGCATCGCCATGGCGCTGGAGCGCAACCCGCTGGTCGCCGAGGTCGTCACGAAGGACGGCCACGAGATCTGCTCGCACGGCTACCGCTGGATCAACTATCACGGCATGCCGATCGAAGAGGAGCGCGAGCACATGCGCCTCGCCATCGAGATCCAGAAGCGCATCACCGGCTCCCGCCCGCTCGGCTGGTACACCGGGCGGACCAGCGAGAACACCCGCGCGCTGGTGGCCGAGGAGGGCGGCTTCCTCTATGACGCCGACGACTATTCCGACGACCTGCCGTTCTGGAGCCGGGTGGTGGACAAGCCGCACCTGGTGGTACCCTACACGCTGGACACCAACGACATGAAGTTCGCGGCGATCCAGGGGTTCAACAGCGGCGATCAGTACTTCACCTACATGAAGGACGCCTTCGACACCCTTTACGAGGAGGGCGCCGAGCGGCCGCGCATGATGTCGGTCGGCATGCATTGCCGGCTGATCGGCAAGCCGGCGCGCTTCCAGGCGCTGAAAAGGTTTGTCGATTACGTGCTTTCGCACGACAAGGTGTGGGTGGCGCGACGCGTCGACATCGCCCGCCATTGGCGGGAACATCATCCGGTGTGA
- a CDS encoding NCS1 family nucleobase:cation symporter-1: MDTRDLGIKKIDPTLYNEDLAPIPHAKRTWGWFEIFNVWSNDIQSLFGYTLAASLFITYGLNGWAVMAAIILAGFIIMVLVNLSGQPSVRYGIPYPVMARVSMGVRGANFPAMVRAVVAIFWYGVQTYFASTALTLLINALTGSAGGAEFLGMTAIGWFSFVVVWLFQLYMFWRGIEWIRHFLNWAGPFVYVVMLVLMGIIWVKAGGGLMSEVGKIFSGTGTYAGGPVAAFLGITGTMVAYFAAVVINYGDFSRFVRSEREMKIGNLLGLPLNVAFFSFIALFVTAGTVVLFGERLTNPADIVARVDNLGLTVIAAITFFAATVGINVVANFVPPAYDLANLIPSKINFKIGGLITSIAAFFVGALWVSVISNIGIAGFVNTLGAILAPVYGIMIVDYYLVKKQKLDIQQLFSSEPGSKYYYVNGWNQRALIAFGAAALFSISSVWVPALEALSGYGWVIGACLGGLFYYGLMATSPLAASAAADD; this comes from the coding sequence ATGGATACCCGCGATCTCGGAATCAAAAAGATCGACCCAACCCTGTACAACGAGGATTTGGCGCCCATTCCGCATGCAAAGCGGACGTGGGGCTGGTTTGAAATCTTCAATGTGTGGTCGAACGACATCCAAAGCCTTTTCGGCTACACGCTGGCCGCTTCGCTGTTCATCACCTACGGCCTCAACGGTTGGGCGGTGATGGCGGCGATCATCCTGGCCGGCTTCATCATCATGGTGCTGGTCAACCTCTCGGGGCAGCCCAGCGTGCGTTACGGCATCCCCTACCCGGTGATGGCCCGCGTCAGCATGGGTGTGCGCGGTGCCAACTTCCCGGCTATGGTCCGGGCCGTCGTCGCCATCTTCTGGTACGGCGTGCAGACCTACTTCGCCTCCACCGCGTTGACCCTTCTGATCAACGCGCTGACGGGCAGCGCCGGCGGGGCCGAATTCCTCGGCATGACCGCCATCGGCTGGTTCTCGTTCGTGGTCGTGTGGCTGTTCCAGCTCTACATGTTCTGGCGGGGCATCGAATGGATCCGCCATTTCCTCAACTGGGCCGGTCCCTTCGTCTACGTGGTGATGCTCGTCCTCATGGGGATCATCTGGGTCAAGGCGGGTGGCGGCCTGATGTCCGAAGTCGGCAAGATCTTCAGCGGCACCGGCACCTACGCCGGCGGCCCGGTCGCGGCCTTCCTCGGCATCACCGGCACGATGGTCGCCTACTTCGCCGCCGTGGTCATCAACTACGGCGACTTCTCGCGCTTCGTGCGCAGCGAACGGGAAATGAAAATCGGCAACCTGCTGGGGCTGCCGCTCAACGTCGCCTTCTTCTCGTTCATCGCGCTGTTCGTCACCGCCGGCACCGTCGTGCTGTTCGGCGAACGGCTGACCAACCCGGCCGACATCGTGGCCCGTGTCGACAACCTGGGGCTCACCGTGATTGCCGCCATCACCTTCTTCGCGGCGACGGTCGGCATCAACGTGGTGGCCAACTTCGTGCCGCCGGCTTACGACCTCGCCAACCTGATCCCCAGCAAGATCAACTTCAAGATCGGCGGGCTGATCACCTCCATCGCCGCCTTCTTCGTCGGCGCCTTGTGGGTCTCGGTGATCAGCAACATCGGCATCGCCGGCTTCGTCAATACCCTGGGCGCCATCCTGGCCCCGGTCTACGGGATCATGATCGTCGACTACTACCTGGTGAAGAAGCAGAAGCTGGACATCCAGCAGCTGTTTTCCTCCGAACCGGGCAGCAAGTACTACTACGTCAACGGCTGGAACCAGCGGGCGCTGATCGCCTTCGGGGCGGCCGCACTCTTCTCGATCTCCTCGGTGTGGGTGCCGGCTCTGGAAGCCCTGTCCGGCTACGGCTGGGTGATCGGGGCGTGCCTGGGCGGCCTGTTCTACTATGGCCTGATGGCCACCAGCCCGCTGGCGGCCAGCGCCGCGGCGGACGACTGA
- a CDS encoding aspartate/glutamate racemase family protein: MKIKIVNPNSTASMTDKIRRCAEVLAAPGTEIVATNPTDSPASIEGHTDGALAVPGLLAEIRKGEAEGCDGYVVACFDDTGLDACREVAGGPVLGICEAAMHAASMISSSFSVVTTLSRSVPIIEDLAVKYGMERRCRKVRASDLPVLALEEKGGRAREIIRDEILRAVREDRCEAVVLGCAGMTDLTAWLSAETKIPVIDGVAVAVKMVEALLGAGLRTSKVGAYAAPRAKEKTS, translated from the coding sequence ATGAAGATCAAGATCGTCAACCCCAACTCCACCGCCTCGATGACCGACAAGATCCGGCGCTGCGCCGAGGTGCTGGCGGCGCCGGGGACCGAAATCGTCGCCACCAACCCCACCGACAGCCCGGCCAGCATCGAGGGCCACACCGACGGCGCCCTGGCGGTGCCGGGCCTGCTGGCCGAGATCCGCAAGGGCGAGGCGGAAGGGTGCGACGGCTATGTCGTCGCCTGCTTCGACGACACCGGCCTCGACGCCTGCCGCGAGGTGGCCGGCGGCCCGGTGCTCGGCATCTGCGAGGCGGCCATGCACGCGGCCTCGATGATCTCCTCCAGCTTCTCGGTGGTCACCACGCTGTCGCGCTCGGTCCCCATCATCGAGGACCTGGCGGTCAAGTACGGCATGGAGCGGCGCTGCCGGAAGGTCAGGGCCTCCGACCTGCCGGTGCTGGCGCTGGAAGAGAAGGGCGGCCGGGCCCGCGAAATCATCCGCGACGAGATCCTTCGCGCCGTGCGCGAGGACCGCTGCGAGGCCGTCGTTTTGGGCTGCGCCGGCATGACCGACCTCACCGCCTGGCTTAGCGCCGAGACGAAGATTCCCGTCATCGATGGCGTCGCCGTCGCCGTGAAGATGGTAGAAGCGCTCCTCGGCGCCGGGCTCAGGACCAGCAAGGTCGGCGCCTACGCGGCGCCGCGGGCCAAGGAGAAGACATCATGA
- a CDS encoding branched-chain amino acid ABC transporter permease, with the protein MITRNQLVVVGAFLLTVFAVVPWLIHVSGRWDFYYTLTSVALLSIASGGVWLTFYIGRINIGQGAFALAGGYVSAILISKYDVSFWLTLPLSGLFCAALAVLIGLPILRLRGVYFAMITLVLTEVARLTALALPITNGARGISSIPLPGELSLFGLTIIPDFSTIGNVKLAFYYLATVLMVFSFAGLYRLVNSRVGHLCRSLQQNEELASSIGVNIAYLRVVAFATSSFLGGISGAIFVAISRSIYPASFPVKDSVDFMLNCFLGGLGYVFGPMLGTLMIYFGWDLLFTTGKFQLLIYSTILILLIVFLPNGILSLPLFNKRGASK; encoded by the coding sequence ATGATAACAAGAAACCAACTTGTGGTCGTGGGGGCGTTCCTGCTGACCGTGTTCGCGGTCGTCCCCTGGCTGATCCATGTCTCCGGCCGCTGGGATTTCTATTACACCCTCACCTCGGTGGCGCTGCTCTCCATCGCCAGCGGCGGCGTCTGGCTGACCTTCTACATCGGCCGCATCAACATCGGCCAGGGGGCCTTCGCCCTGGCCGGAGGCTATGTCTCGGCCATCCTGATCAGCAAGTACGACGTCTCGTTCTGGCTGACCCTGCCGCTTTCCGGGTTGTTCTGCGCCGCGCTTGCCGTGCTGATCGGCCTGCCCATCCTGCGCCTCAGGGGCGTCTACTTCGCGATGATCACCCTGGTCCTGACCGAGGTCGCCCGGCTCACCGCCCTGGCGCTGCCGATCACCAACGGCGCCCGCGGCATCTCGTCGATTCCGCTGCCGGGCGAGCTTTCCCTTTTCGGGCTGACGATCATCCCCGACTTCTCGACCATCGGCAACGTCAAGCTGGCCTTCTACTACCTGGCGACCGTTCTGATGGTGTTCAGCTTCGCCGGCCTCTACCGGCTGGTGAATTCGCGGGTCGGCCATCTCTGCCGTTCGCTGCAGCAGAACGAGGAACTGGCCTCTTCCATCGGCGTCAACATCGCCTATCTGCGGGTCGTCGCCTTCGCCACCTCGTCGTTCCTCGGCGGCATCTCGGGCGCCATCTTCGTCGCCATTTCGCGGTCCATCTATCCGGCCAGCTTCCCGGTGAAGGACTCCGTCGACTTCATGCTCAACTGCTTCCTGGGCGGCCTCGGCTACGTCTTCGGGCCGATGCTGGGCACCCTCATGATCTACTTCGGCTGGGATCTGCTGTTCACCACCGGCAAGTTCCAACTGCTGATCTACTCGACGATCCTGATCCTGCTCATCGTGTTCCTGCCCAACGGCATCCTCAGCCTTCCCCTGTTCAACAAGCGGGGGGCCAGCAAATGA
- a CDS encoding TRAP transporter large permease, giving the protein MILVGVIFFGLLALGMPVGFILGVAGVVGILDMGGGRFLTMVPDRFFAGLDLFPFLAMPFFILAGEIMNKTGITDQIVKFADSLVGWLRGGMAHTNFAASIMFAGITGAATAEAAAFGNTLVPAMVKSGYTKPFSCAVVAAGSIIGPTIPPSTLMIIYGSIMGVSIAGMFAAGILPGLLIGAACMGMIAIFGKRWNLPKSDRRPSLRLIATTFRGSFLALLLPVFILGSILGGWATPTEAAAIAVAYALFLGAAVYRKLSWPDLYHTLVRTTMITGVIFVIIASATILGWWMTYNQIPQLIAKGFLSISSNPAVIIGMIVVLLLFIGLFMDINATLIIMAPVLGPLTLAIGMDPIHAGIVIVLALNISLMTPPVGACLFVLASVCKEKIENITRSLWPFILAEVTVLLLVAYWPAVTLSVPRALGF; this is encoded by the coding sequence ATGATTCTTGTTGGTGTCATCTTTTTCGGCCTCCTGGCGCTGGGCATGCCGGTCGGTTTCATCCTCGGCGTCGCCGGCGTGGTCGGCATCCTCGACATGGGCGGCGGCCGCTTCCTGACCATGGTTCCGGACCGCTTCTTCGCCGGCCTCGATCTCTTCCCCTTCCTCGCCATGCCGTTCTTCATTCTGGCCGGCGAGATCATGAACAAGACCGGCATCACCGACCAGATCGTCAAGTTCGCCGATTCGCTGGTGGGCTGGCTGCGCGGCGGCATGGCCCACACCAACTTCGCCGCCTCCATCATGTTCGCCGGCATCACCGGGGCGGCCACCGCCGAGGCGGCGGCCTTCGGCAACACCCTGGTGCCGGCCATGGTCAAGTCGGGCTACACCAAGCCCTTTTCCTGCGCGGTGGTGGCCGCCGGCTCGATCATCGGGCCGACCATCCCGCCCTCCACCCTGATGATCATCTACGGCTCGATCATGGGGGTGTCGATCGCCGGCATGTTCGCCGCCGGCATCCTGCCCGGCCTGCTCATCGGCGCCGCCTGCATGGGCATGATCGCCATCTTCGGCAAGCGCTGGAACCTGCCCAAGTCCGACCGCCGGCCGAGCCTGCGCCTGATCGCCACGACGTTCCGCGGCAGCTTCCTGGCGCTGCTGCTGCCGGTGTTCATCCTGGGCTCCATCCTGGGCGGCTGGGCGACGCCCACCGAGGCGGCGGCCATCGCGGTCGCCTACGCCCTCTTCCTCGGCGCCGCGGTCTATCGCAAGCTGAGCTGGCCGGACCTCTACCACACGCTGGTCCGCACGACGATGATCACCGGCGTCATCTTCGTCATCATCGCCTCGGCCACCATCCTCGGCTGGTGGATGACCTACAACCAGATCCCGCAGCTGATCGCCAAGGGCTTCCTCAGCATTTCCAGCAATCCCGCCGTCATCATCGGCATGATCGTGGTGCTGCTGCTGTTCATCGGCCTCTTCATGGACATCAACGCCACGCTGATCATCATGGCCCCCGTGCTGGGGCCGCTGACGCTGGCCATCGGCATGGACCCCATCCACGCCGGTATCGTCATCGTGCTGGCGCTGAACATCTCGCTGATGACGCCGCCGGTGGGGGCCTGCCTGTTCGTCCTGGCCTCGGTGTGCAAGGAGAAGATCGAAAACATCACGCGCTCGCTGTGGCCCTTCATCCTGGCCGAAGTGACCGTTCTCCTCTTGGTGGCCTATTGGCCGGCGGTGACGCTCAGCGTGCCGCGTGCGCTCGGCTTCTGA